Proteins from a genomic interval of Ferrovibrio terrae:
- the asnB gene encoding asparagine synthase (glutamine-hydrolyzing), translated as MCGVAGMVGFREASPDHLDGIGRSLTASLAHRGPDAMAWWVDVPAGLVLAHTRLAVVDLSAAGAQPMISACGRWVIAYNGEIYNSREVARDLPGIAWRGHSDTEVLLEACAAWGVENAVQRFIGMFAFALWDRNNRRLYMGRDRLGIKPLYYGSRGGIFAFASELKAMTGLFGLGAADIDQQAVDSYLQLSYVPAPLSIFKGVRKLLPGHIIQVDEAGQRESCFWDLRQVAQLGLSKRQQMPEAEVEATLHELLYDAVGRRMIADVPLGSLLSGGVDSSIVTALMQAQSGRPVKTFSIGFQEESYNEAGYAKAVARHLGTDHTEMIVTSADALATVPDLASIFDEPFADSSQIPTLLVSRLARQSVTVALSGDGGDEVFAGYTRYPQVAAQYRRFSHIPAPLRGFVAAAAGKMLHRLPNVALAGVSDNPQYLRTRMSKALEFYGESSFEAAYQRWLQQWAPTHSRFSRETNDHFDARWDDISRMRYLDMRGYLPDDILVKLDRASMAVALEARVPLLDHRVVEAGWSLGGAMLMNGRQGKVVLRRILQRYVPANLIERPKMGFGIPLGDWLRGPLRTWADDLLTEDSLRHGLFAAAPVSAAWREHKAGRGNWGYRLWTVLMLQAWLRRWC; from the coding sequence ATGTGTGGCGTTGCAGGCATGGTCGGTTTCCGGGAAGCAAGCCCGGATCATCTGGACGGGATTGGTCGCAGTCTGACGGCCAGCCTCGCCCATCGCGGTCCGGACGCGATGGCATGGTGGGTGGATGTGCCTGCCGGCCTCGTGCTCGCGCATACGCGGCTTGCCGTCGTCGACCTTTCTGCCGCGGGTGCGCAACCGATGATCAGTGCCTGCGGGCGCTGGGTGATTGCGTATAACGGTGAAATCTACAACAGCCGCGAAGTTGCGCGGGATTTACCGGGGATCGCCTGGCGTGGCCACTCGGATACCGAGGTGCTGCTGGAAGCCTGTGCAGCCTGGGGCGTGGAGAACGCCGTACAGCGCTTCATCGGCATGTTTGCCTTCGCGTTGTGGGACCGTAACAACCGGCGGCTCTATATGGGTCGTGACCGGTTAGGTATCAAACCGCTGTATTACGGCAGCCGCGGCGGTATTTTTGCTTTTGCCTCCGAACTCAAGGCCATGACGGGCCTGTTCGGGCTTGGTGCGGCGGATATCGACCAGCAGGCCGTCGATAGTTACTTGCAGCTTTCATATGTCCCTGCGCCGCTGTCGATCTTCAAGGGGGTTCGGAAGCTTCTGCCGGGCCATATCATTCAGGTGGATGAGGCAGGCCAGCGGGAGTCTTGCTTCTGGGATCTCCGGCAGGTCGCGCAATTGGGCCTCTCAAAGCGGCAGCAAATGCCGGAAGCCGAAGTCGAGGCTACCTTGCATGAACTGCTCTATGATGCCGTAGGGCGCCGCATGATTGCGGATGTCCCCCTTGGCAGTCTGCTATCCGGTGGCGTCGATTCTTCCATCGTCACGGCTTTGATGCAGGCACAATCCGGCCGGCCAGTGAAGACCTTCTCGATTGGCTTTCAGGAAGAGTCATATAACGAAGCCGGCTACGCCAAAGCAGTTGCTAGGCATCTTGGCACTGACCATACGGAAATGATCGTCACGTCAGCCGATGCATTGGCAACCGTGCCCGATTTGGCATCGATCTTCGACGAACCATTCGCTGATTCCTCCCAGATACCGACCTTGCTGGTTTCCCGACTGGCTCGACAAAGCGTGACAGTTGCCTTGTCGGGTGATGGCGGCGACGAGGTCTTCGCGGGATATACGCGATACCCGCAGGTTGCGGCTCAATATCGTCGCTTCTCGCATATTCCTGCTCCGCTTCGCGGATTTGTCGCTGCTGCGGCGGGGAAAATGCTTCACAGGCTGCCGAATGTCGCCTTGGCTGGAGTTTCAGACAACCCGCAGTATCTGCGGACCCGGATGTCGAAGGCACTGGAATTTTACGGTGAATCTAGTTTCGAGGCTGCCTATCAGCGCTGGCTGCAGCAATGGGCGCCGACACATTCGCGTTTTAGTCGGGAGACAAACGACCATTTCGATGCGCGATGGGATGATATCTCCCGTATGCGCTATCTCGACATGCGCGGCTATCTCCCCGATGACATCCTCGTCAAGCTAGATCGCGCCAGCATGGCTGTCGCGCTGGAGGCGCGCGTTCCACTACTCGATCATCGTGTCGTTGAGGCCGGATGGTCGCTGGGTGGGGCCATGCTGATGAATGGAAGGCAGGGCAAGGTTGTCCTGCGCAGAATCCTTCAGCGATATGTGCCGGCTAACTTGATCGAGCGGCCGAAGATGGGCTTCGGCATTCCGCTGGGCGATTGGCTGCGGGGCCCGCTGCGGACCTGGGCGGACGACCTTCTGACGGAAGACTCGCTGCGACACGGTCTTTTCGCCGCTGCCCCGGTTTCCGCTGCATGGCGTGAGCACAAGGCCGGGCGAGGAAACTGGGGCTACCGGCTATGGACGGTATTGATGCTGCAGGCTTGGCTCAGGCGGTGGTGCTGA
- a CDS encoding glycosyltransferase, whose product MKRRKILFVISSLGRGGAELHCLRVAPMLNPEHYDIAVFLFRMRGAAFEEMPRHVKVFAPWYEMEVENPGLASRLVRMLVSTFQFTVCLLKERPDIVHFFLPSSYLHGGTVALLLGRRNLVMSRRSLNYYMKHRPAWVNRLELFLHGRMKALSGNSNAVIRQLIEEEHAPTDRTQLIYNGVALPELSTQIREAARVALDVSEGEIVMIVVANLFPYKGHADLFEACAQLPLNQPWRLIVLGRDASGIMPALAATADRLGIADKVHMVGGQADVGRYLAAADIGILPSHEEGFSNAILESMAFGLPMVVTDVGGNAEAVLNQETGLVVPAKSPAQLGIAIRRLIEDPEARRMMGAAGRQRVERHFSLRRCVEDYDGMYQNILSSRPLGNA is encoded by the coding sequence ATGAAGCGCCGGAAGATTCTTTTCGTGATCAGTAGTCTTGGACGGGGAGGCGCGGAACTGCACTGTCTCAGAGTTGCTCCGATGTTGAATCCGGAGCATTACGACATTGCAGTTTTCCTGTTCCGGATGCGCGGTGCTGCTTTCGAGGAGATGCCCAGACACGTCAAGGTTTTTGCGCCCTGGTACGAGATGGAGGTGGAAAACCCCGGTCTCGCATCCCGGCTTGTCCGGATGCTGGTGAGCACATTTCAATTCACCGTCTGCCTCCTGAAGGAGAGGCCGGACATCGTTCACTTCTTTCTGCCGTCGAGTTACCTGCATGGCGGAACGGTTGCGCTCTTGCTTGGCAGGCGAAATCTCGTGATGAGCCGCCGAAGCCTCAATTACTACATGAAGCATCGCCCGGCATGGGTGAACCGGCTTGAACTGTTTCTGCACGGTAGAATGAAGGCGTTGTCAGGGAATTCGAACGCGGTCATCCGGCAGTTGATCGAGGAAGAACATGCGCCTACCGATCGCACGCAGCTGATCTACAACGGCGTTGCCCTGCCGGAGCTGTCAACGCAGATTCGGGAGGCGGCGCGAGTTGCTTTAGATGTGTCGGAGGGCGAGATTGTCATGATCGTCGTCGCCAACCTGTTCCCGTACAAAGGCCACGCCGATCTTTTCGAGGCCTGCGCCCAGCTACCACTCAACCAGCCCTGGCGCCTGATCGTGCTGGGGCGCGACGCGAGCGGCATCATGCCTGCGCTCGCGGCGACGGCAGATCGCCTCGGCATAGCGGATAAAGTTCATATGGTAGGTGGACAGGCCGACGTCGGCCGGTATCTGGCGGCGGCCGATATCGGAATTCTGCCCTCACATGAAGAGGGGTTTTCCAACGCAATTCTGGAATCCATGGCTTTCGGCCTCCCCATGGTGGTCACCGATGTCGGCGGCAATGCCGAAGCCGTGCTGAATCAGGAAACCGGCCTTGTTGTGCCGGCGAAATCGCCGGCACAACTTGGCATCGCGATCCGTCGACTGATCGAGGATCCCGAGGCAAGGCGAATGATGGGCGCGGCTGGACGGCAGCGGGTGGAGCGGCATTTTTCGCTCCGGCGCTGTGTGGAGGATTATGACGGCATGTACCAGAACATTCTGTCGAGCCGACCCTTGGGCAACGCGTAA